Proteins encoded by one window of Arabidopsis thaliana chromosome 2, partial sequence:
- the M17 gene encoding glycine-rich protein / late embryogenesis abundant protein (M17) (M17; FUNCTIONS IN: molecular_function unknown; INVOLVED IN: embryo development; LOCATED IN: endomembrane system; EXPRESSED IN: cotyledon; BEST Arabidopsis thaliana protein match is: late embryogenesis abundant protein (M10) / LEA protein M10 (TAIR:AT2G41280.1); Has 35333 Blast hits to 34131 proteins in 2444 species: Archae - 798; Bacteria - 22429; Metazoa - 974; Fungi - 991; Plants - 531; Viruses - 0; Other Eukaryotes - 9610 (source: NCBI BLink).), producing MGNLKSLVLLALLFSFSVAVFANTSNDATHDEVKPSTEATHAIEAQKHDGKPQIAEAQVEANDPVVEPQQDWGGRGGCRWGCCGGWWRGRCRYCCRSQAEASEVVETVEPNDVEPQQGGRGGGGGGGGGRGGCRWGCCGGWWRGRCRYCCRSQAEASEVVETVEPNDVEPQQGGRGGGGGGGGGRGGCRWGCCGGWWRGRCRYCCRSQAEASEVVETVEPNDVEPQQGGRGGGGGGGGGRGGCRWGCCGGWWRGRCRYCCRSQAEANEVVETVEAQQAKP from the exons atgggAAACCTCAAGTCTCTCGTTCTCTTGGCTttgctcttttctttctccgtCGCTGTTTTCGCGAACACATCCAACGATGCCACACACG ATGAAGTGAAGCCAAGTACTGAAGCAACCCATGCCATAGAGGCGCAAAAACATGACGGTAAACCCCAGATCGCGGAAGCCCAAGTTGAGGCCAATGACCCTGTTGTAGAGCCCCAGCAAGACTGGGGTGGCCGTGGTGGTTGTAGGTGGGGATGTTGCGGTGGGTGGTGGCGTGGACGGTGCAGATACTGTTGCAGGAGTCAAGCCGAGGCCAGCGAGGTTGTGGAAACTGTTGAGCCCAACGATGTTGAGCCTCAGCAGGGTGGCcgtggtggtggcggtggtggtggcggaggCCGTGGTGGTTGTAGGTGGGGATGTTGCGGTGGGTGGTGGCGTGGACGGTGCAGATACTGTTGCAGGAGTCAAGCCGAGGCCAGCGAGGTTGTGGAAACTGTTGAGCCCAACGATGTTGAGCCTCAGCAGGGTGGCcgtggtggtggcggtggtggtggcggaggCCGTGGTGGTTGTAGGTGGGGATGTTGCGGTGGGTGGTGGCGTGGACGGTGCAGATACTGTTGCAGGAGTCAAGCCGAGGCCAGCGAGGTTGTGGAAACTGTTGAGCCCAACGATGTTGAGCCTCAGCAGGGTGGCcgtggtggtggcggtggtggtggcggtggcCGTGGTGGTTGTAGGTGGGGATGTTGCGGTGGGTGGTGGCGTGGACGGTGCAGATACTGTTGCAGGAGTCAAGCCGAGGCAAACGAGGTTGTGGAAACTGTTGAGGCCCAACAAGCTAAGCCATGA
- the SSL2 gene encoding strictosidine synthase-like 2 (strictosidine synthase-like 2 (SSL2); FUNCTIONS IN: strictosidine synthase activity; INVOLVED IN: alkaloid biosynthetic process, biosynthetic process; LOCATED IN: endomembrane system; EXPRESSED IN: 23 plant structures; EXPRESSED DURING: 13 growth stages; CONTAINS InterPro DOMAIN/s: Strictosidine synthase, conserved region (InterPro:IPR018119), Strictosidine synthase (InterPro:IPR004141), Six-bladed beta-propeller, TolB-like (InterPro:IPR011042); BEST Arabidopsis thaliana protein match is: Calcium-dependent phosphotriesterase superfamily protein (TAIR:AT3G57030.1); Has 1076 Blast hits to 1064 proteins in 215 species: Archae - 3; Bacteria - 245; Metazoa - 227; Fungi - 12; Plants - 478; Viruses - 0; Other Eukaryotes - 111 (source: NCBI BLink).), giving the protein MMKLLLVVATSVALIFSVTDLSGEGPKHGGESMLTVQIPDFRLIPTTGALGPESFVFDFFGDGPYTGLSDGRIVKWLANESRWIDFAVTTSAREGCEGPHEHQRTEHVCGRPLGLAFDKSTGDLYIADAYMGLLKVGPTGGVATQVLPRELNEALRFTNSLDINPRTGVVYFTDSSSVYQRRNYIGAMMSGDKTGRLMKYDNTKQVTTLLSNLAFVNGVALSQNGDYLLVVETAMCRILRYWLNETSVKSQSHDNYEIFAEGLPGFPDNIKRSPRGGFWVGLNTKHSKLTKFAMSNAWLGRAALGLPVDWMKVHSVWARYNGNGMAVRLSEDSGVILEVFEGKNENKWISISEVEEKDGTLWVGSVNTPFAGMYKI; this is encoded by the exons atgatgaaactCCTCTTGGTGGTGGCAACTTCTGTTGCCCTTATCTTTAGCGTCACTGATTTATCCGGTGAGGGACCAAAACATGGAGGAGAATCCATGTTGACAGTCCAAATCCCTGATTTCCGTCTGATTCCTACCACCGGAGCTTTGGGACCGGAGAgttttgtctttgattttttcgGCGATGGTCCTTACACCGGTTTATCTGACGGTCGAATTGTTAAGTGGCTAGCTAATGAGAGCCGTTGGATCGATTTCGCCGTCACCACCTCCGCAAG AGAAGGTTGTGAGGGCCCGCACGAGCACCAACGAACAGAACACGTGTGTGGACGACCATTGGGCCTTGCCTTTGACAAATCCACTGGTGACCTTTATATAGCCGATGCTTATATGGGCCTTCTTAAAGTTGGCCCAACAGGTGGTGTCGCCACTCAGGTGTTACCACGTGAGCTAAATGAGGCCCTTCGATTTACCAATTCTTTGGATATCAATCCACGGACCGGAGTTGTCTACTTTACCGACAGTAGTTCGGTTTATCAACGGAG gaACTATATAGGGGCGATGATGAGTGGGGACAAAACTGGTAGACTGATGAAGTACGACAACACGAAACAAGTGACCACTCTTCTAAGCAACTTAGCGTTTGTAAACGGTGTCGCTTTAAGCCAAAACGGTGATTACCTTCTCGTCGTCGAGACCGCCATGTGTCGTATCTTACGTTACTGGCTCAACGAAACGTCGGTAAAGTCTCAATCTCACGATAACTACGAGATTTTCGCGGAGGGGCTCCCTGGGTTTCCAGACAACATAAAGAGAAGTCCACGTGGCGGATTCTGGGTAGGCTTGAACACAAAACACTCAAAGCTGACAAAGTTCGCCATGTCGAACGCGTGGCTTGGACGTGCCGCTTTGGGCCTGCCGGTGGATTGGATGAAGGTCCATTCGGTTTGGGCCAGGTACAATGGGAACGGCATGGCCGTGAGGTTGAGCGAGGATAGTGGCGTTATATTAGAGGTATTCGAaggtaaaaatgaaaataagtgGATATCTATAAGTGAggttgaagaaaaagatggaacTCTTTGGGTTGGATCGGTGAATACTCCTTTCGCTGGCAtgtataaaatctaa
- the SSL1 gene encoding strictosidine synthase-like 1 (strictosidine synthase-like 1 (SSL1); FUNCTIONS IN: strictosidine synthase activity; INVOLVED IN: alkaloid biosynthetic process, biosynthetic process; LOCATED IN: endomembrane system; EXPRESSED IN: 6 plant structures; EXPRESSED DURING: petal differentiation and expansion stage; CONTAINS InterPro DOMAIN/s: Strictosidine synthase, conserved region (InterPro:IPR018119), Strictosidine synthase (InterPro:IPR004141), Six-bladed beta-propeller, TolB-like (InterPro:IPR011042); BEST Arabidopsis thaliana protein match is: Calcium-dependent phosphotriesterase superfamily protein (TAIR:AT3G57010.1); Has 958 Blast hits to 946 proteins in 182 species: Archae - 1; Bacteria - 181; Metazoa - 221; Fungi - 0; Plants - 461; Viruses - 0; Other Eukaryotes - 94 (source: NCBI BLink).), producing the protein MESLLLIAYAFLYLFLLSHEAEYKINADQSENSNVGRFGGNYGRLGRLSGSIHHWTGEYRGLEKRPNHSEDNPPSRGWTGEPGLDPRGEGPYVGVTDGRILKWSGEDLGWIEFAYSSPHRKNCSSHKVEPACGRPLGLSFEKKSGDLYFCDGYLGVMKVGPKGGLAEKVVDEVEGQKVMFANQMDIDEEEDAIYFNDSSDTYHFGDVFYAFLCGEKTGRAIRYDKKTKEAKVIMDRLHFPNGLALSIDGSFVLSCEVPTQLVHRYWAKGPNAGTRDIFAKLPGYADNIRRTETGDFWVALHSKKTPFSRLSMIHPWVGKFFIKTLKMELLVFLFEGGKPHAVAVKLSGKTGEIMEILEDSEGKNMKFISEVQERDGRLWFGSVFLPSVWVLDRQ; encoded by the exons ATGGAATCGCTTCTCCTAATAGCTTATGCTTTTCTCTATTTATTCCTTCTCTCTCAC GAGGCAGAGTATAAAATCAATGCCGATCAGTCGGAAAATTCTAACGTGGGCCGCTTTGGTGGCAATTATGGCCGTCTTGGTCGTCTTAGTGGGTCCATACATCATTGGACCGGAGAGTATAGAGGGCTCGAAAAACGTCCTAACCACAGCGAGGACAATCCTCCTTCCCGTGGATGGACCGGAGAGCCTGGACTGGACCCAAGAGGAGAAGGCCCATACGTTGGCGTCACTGACGGTCGCATCCTCAAATGGAGCGGTGAAGATCTTGGCTGGATTGAATTCGCCTACTCATCTCCCCATag aaaaaattgttcGAGCCATAAGGTGGAACCTGCGTGTGGAAGGCCTTTGGGACTTAGCTTCGAGAAGAAATCGGGAGATTTGTATTTTTGCGACGGTTACTTAGGGGTAATGAAGGTTGGGCCTAAAGGAGGATTGGCTGAGAAAGTCGTGGACGAGGTCGAAGGTCAGAAAGTTATGTTTGCAAACCAAATGGAtatagatgaagaagaggatgcTATCTACTTCAACGATAGCAGCGATACGTACCACTTCGG GGACGTATTCTACGCTTTTCTGTGCGGTGAAAAGACAGGAAGAGCAATTCGATACgacaagaagacaaaagaggCCAAAGTTATAATGGACCGTCTTCATTTCCCTAATGGTCTTGCCTTAAGCATAGATGGTTCGTTCGTGCTTTCTTGTGAGGTCCCAACGCAACTTGTGCATCGATATTGGGCCAAGGGACCCAACGCCGGGACCCGTGACATATTTGCAAAGCTCCCTGGCTACGCAGATAACATCAGAAGGACCGAGACAGGGGATTTCTGGGTTGCCTTGCATTCCAAGAAAACTCCATTTTCGAGGTTATCTATGATCCACCCGTGGGTTGGGAAATTCTTCATAAAGACGTTGAAGATGGAGctcttggtttttctttttgaaggAGGGAAGCCTCACGCCGTGGCTGTGAAACTTTCTGGCAAGACTGGAGAGATTATGGAGATTCTTGAGGATAGTGAAGGGAAGAATATGAAGTTTATAAGTGAGGTTCAAGAGAGAGATGGTAGGCTCTGGTTTGGGTCTGTGTTTTTGCCTTCGGTTTGGGTTCTTGACCGTCAATGA
- the M17 gene encoding glycine-rich protein / late embryogenesis abundant protein (M17) (M17; FUNCTIONS IN: molecular_function unknown; INVOLVED IN: embryo development; LOCATED IN: endomembrane system; EXPRESSED IN: cotyledon; BEST Arabidopsis thaliana protein match is: late embryogenesis abundant protein (M10) / LEA protein M10 (TAIR:AT2G41280.1); Has 3422 Blast hits to 2401 proteins in 322 species: Archae - 2; Bacteria - 405; Metazoa - 1403; Fungi - 273; Plants - 1003; Viruses - 37; Other Eukaryotes - 299 (source: NCBI BLink).) has translation MGNLKSLVLLALLFSFSVAVFANTSNDATHDEVKPSTEATHAIEAQKHDGKPQIAEAQVEANDPVVEPQQDWGGRGGCRWGCCGGWWRGRCRYCCRSQAEASEVVETVEPNDVEPQQGGRGGGGGGGGGRGGCRWGCCGGWWRGRCRYCCRSQAEASEVVETVEPNDVEPQQGGRGGGGGGGGGRGGCRWGCCGGWWRGRCRYCCRSQAEANEVVETVEAQQAKP, from the exons atgggAAACCTCAAGTCTCTCGTTCTCTTGGCTttgctcttttctttctccgtCGCTGTTTTCGCGAACACATCCAACGATGCCACACACG ATGAAGTGAAGCCAAGTACTGAAGCAACCCATGCCATAGAGGCGCAAAAACATGACGGTAAACCCCAGATCGCGGAAGCCCAAGTTGAGGCCAATGACCCTGTTGTAGAGCCCCAGCAAGACTGGGGTGGCCGTGGTGGTTGTAG GTGGGGATGTTGCGGTGGGTGGTGGCGTGGACGGTGCAGATACTGTTGCAGGAGTCAAGCCGAGGCCAGCGAGGTTGTGGAAACTGTTGAGCCCAACGATGTTGAGCCTCAGCAGGGTGGCcgtggtggtggcggtggtggtggcggaggCCGTGGTGGTTGTAGGTGGGGATGTTGCGGTGGGTGGTGGCGTGGACGGTGCAGATACTGTTGCAGGAGTCAAGCCGAGGCCAGCGAGGTTGTGGAAACTGTTGAGCCCAACGATGTTGAGCCTCAGCAGGGTGGCcgtggtggtggcggtggtggtggcggtggcCGTGGTGGTTGTAGGTGGGGATGTTGCGGTGGGTGGTGGCGTGGACGGTGCAGATACTGTTGCAGGAGTCAAGCCGAGGCAAACGAGGTTGTGGAAACTGTTGAGGCCCAACAAGCTAAGCCATGA
- the M10 gene encoding late embryogenesis abundant protein (M10) / LEA protein M10 (M10; FUNCTIONS IN: molecular_function unknown; INVOLVED IN: N-terminal protein myristoylation, seed dormancy; LOCATED IN: extracellular region; BEST Arabidopsis thaliana protein match is: glycine-rich protein / late embryogenesis abundant protein (M17) (TAIR:AT2G41260.1); Has 28 Blast hits to 18 proteins in 3 species: Archae - 0; Bacteria - 0; Metazoa - 0; Fungi - 0; Plants - 28; Viruses - 0; Other Eukaryotes - 0 (source: NCBI BLink).) has product MGNLMSLVLVALLFSLSLAVIADTSNDATHVKEEVKPSTEATDAIEAEVEVNDAVVEPQQGLPGGGCRFGCCGGYWWNGLCIYCCRSQAEANEVVKTVEPQKEEAKP; this is encoded by the exons atgggaAACCTCATGTCTCTCGTTCTCGTGGCTTTGctcttttctctctcccttGCTGTTATTGCGGACACATCCAACGATGCCACACATG TtaaagaagaagtgaagccGAGTACTGAAGCAACTGATGCTATAGAAGCCGAAGTCGAGGTCAATGACGCTGTTGTAGAGCCCCAGCAAGGCTTGCCTGGTGGTGGTTGTAGGTTCGGATGTTGCGGTGGGTACTGGTGGAATGGACTGTGCATATACTGTTGCCGCAGTCAAGCCGAGGCCAACGAAGTTGTAAAAACTGTTGAGCCTCAGAAGGAAGAAGCTAAGCCATGA